The Papaver somniferum cultivar HN1 unplaced genomic scaffold, ASM357369v1 unplaced-scaffold_107, whole genome shotgun sequence genome includes a region encoding these proteins:
- the LOC113328132 gene encoding F-box/kelch-repeat protein At3g06240-like: MDNLNNLPAEIISDVLTCLPAETVLDCKLVSKTWRDLIKHPLFYKMHTNRLINHSATAAYSTDSGKLGFLALAQDKKLYYFEYVENHNKPIDNFKNIILTPPIQNYKYNYVGSFNGLICLRAVGENIFMYNPMTKEYVFLPQPTINFYRIKQRWFGFGYLPSTGEYKVVLMYKVPKFVEVIVYTLGSGNGWRNIGQFKLEFNYVYEGHGVFVNGALHWMHNARARARRMILVFDLADEKFCEHLSPPLVPIACNYLVVGVLGGFLFCADRHFCSVSRQYVSSDIWVYKKNNDNYSMKELDEHRSLGWSKVFTNVYSIPLAFTKSGDVLTYSLSFLSIYDAKSSTLKKILVPFKEQFCQISPHRNTFGSLKELGEGNAKTVESVKTKKRKSRDYA, encoded by the coding sequence ATGGATAATTTAAACAATCTTCCGGCAGAGATCATATCGGATGTTCTTACTTGTTTACCGGCTGAAACAGTTCTGGATTGCAAATTGGTATCCAAGACATGGAGAGACCTCATTAAGCATCCACTGTTCTATAAGATGCACACAAATCGTCTCATCAATCATTCTGCAACAGCAGCTTATTCTACTGATTCCGGTAAGCTGGGTTTTCTTGCCTTGGCCCAGGATAAAAAGCTCTACTATTTTGAATATGTTGAGAATCATAATAAACCCATTGATAATTTCAAAAATATCATTCTAACACCTCCAATCCAGAACTATAAATATAACTATGTTGGTTCGTTTAATGGTTTGATATGTCTACGGGCTGTGGGAGAGAATATTTTTATGTATAACCCTATGACAAAAGAGTACGTTTTTCTTCCTCAACCTACGATTAATTTTTATCGGATTAAGCAAAGGTGGTTTGGATTTGGTTATCTGCCTTCAACCGGTGAGTACAAAGTTGTTTTAATGTATAAGGTGCCCAAGTTTGTAGAGGTTATTGTTTACACCCTTGGCAGTGGAAATGGCTGGAGAAACATTGGACAATTCAAGCTTGAATTTAACTATGTTTACGAAGGACATGGAGTCTTTGtgaatggagctcttcattggatGCACAATGCAAGAGCAAGAGCAAGAAGGATGATTCTGGTCTTTGATTTGGCTGATGAAAAATTTTGTGAGCATCTTTCACCACCTCTTGTGCCAATAGCGTGCAACTATTTAGTAGTAGGAGTTTTGGGTGGGTTTTTATTCTGTGCAGATAGACATTTCTGCTCAGTTAGTAGACAGTACGTGTCTTCTGACATATGGGTATACAAAAAGAATAATGATAATTATTCCATGAAAGAGCTGGATGAACACCGTTCACTGGGTTGGAGTAAAGTGTTTACTAATGTATATAGCATACCATTAGCATTTACGAAGAGCGGCGATGTCTTAACTTACAGTTTGAGCTTTCTCAGTATTTATGACGCAAAATCTTCTACCTTGAAAAAGATATTGGTGCCTTTTAAGGAGCAATTTTGTCAAATTTCCCCTCACAGGAATACGTTTGGTTCGTTGAAAGAACTAGGAGAAGGAAATGCAAAAACAGTGGAGTCAGTTAAAACTAAGAAGCGAAAAAGCCGTGATTATGCATGA